CCAGCTGGCAGCCAATCTGGCCGGCAAATGCGGTTGCGCGGCAAAGGGATGCCCTCTATAAAATCAGCGCAAAAAGGCGATATGTTTATCGAGATAGCGGTGGAAACACCGGTGAACCTAACCTCAAAGCAGCGCGAGTTGCTGCGTGAATTTGAAGCGCTTTCGGAAGATAACAATCCTGAAAGCAAAAGTTTCTTTTCATCTGTAAAATCTTTCTGGGACACAATGAAAGGTTAAAAGGTCGCTGTTAAGGCTTTCTTAACCATGGCCCTTCCAGCATGGGCTATGGCCCTTTCCAAGCGTTCTTCACCAAAGCAGATATCATTGTTTCCCTCTGAGGCTGCGGGATTATCGACGGCCCCGGCCAAGCCGCTGCCTTCTTATTTGAAAGATCACCGCAAACGCCTGCGCGAACGCTTTGACCGCGCAGGCCTAGCGGCGATGCCGGATTATGAATTGCTGGAACTGGTCTTGTTTCGGGCGCTGCGCCGCAAAGATGTGAAACCTTTAGCGCGCAGCTTATTAGAGCGGTTTCACGGCTTTAACGGGGTGATTTCTGCTCCGATTGATCAGCTCTTATCGGTGCCGGGTATCGGGGGCGCCGTCGTAACCGAGTTGAAAATCGTTGAGGCGGCTGCCCATCGTCTATCGCAGACGCGCATTTTGGGCAGGCCAATCCTTTCCAGTTGGGATCGGTTGTTAGAGCATTGTCAAATCACCATTGCCCACCGCGCCTTAGAGGGGTTTTGGGTCCTGTTTCTTGATAGAAAGAACGTTTTGATCCTGCAAGAGCAGCAGAGTGAAGGCACGGTTGATCATGTGCCGGTTTATCAGCGTGAGATTTTGAAACGTGCGCTACAACTCAATGCATCCGCGCTAATTCTGGTGCATAACCACCCCTCAGGAAACCCACAGCCATCGCCCCAAGATAGAGCTCTGACCGCGCAGATCGCGGTGGCGGCCGATGCAGTGGGCATTTGCATTCACGATCATTTGATCATTGGCCGCGGTGACAGTTTCAGTTTTCGATCAGAAGGGTTGCTTTAGATCTTTCAAGACAGGGCCGGCAGAGATCGCGTTTGCATCGCTATTGCAGCATCTTGATGAATACCGCTACAAGCCCCAGCGGCGCTGCACCGATCCAGCAAAAACAAAACATAATGGCCAATGTCTATTTTAAGGCGGTCGCAACTGCGTCTGATCCTTCTGGGGCATCCATGTCGCAAACCACCTGCCAATTGCTTATATTCTTAGATATCGGCGACAACCTTTATGGCCTGTCTAAAGCTAAAAAATCGATTGAATTGATATTAATGGCTGCTATCTTAGGGCTTTGAGCGCATCGAAGCCTGCCGGGGCGCCTGCAGCGGCGCAAAAGGTCGCAGAATGTTATCCGGCAACTGGCTGTGCGCGCTGTGATCCAGCCCTGCCGGTTAATACGGAAGCTTTGCGCCGCGCATGTATCAGTTTTTACGCCTTGTCAGACCAGCGCTTTGCCCCGATACCACGCGTTAAAAGCTTGGAAACGATCAATTTAATCAAAACCTAAGCGCTTTGCGTGCCAAGAGCGTGATCTTGCACCTATACAAAGCGGGTCAAACCGCTTAGGGACGCGGTTTGCGGAGATCGAACCGCCCCTTAGCTTAGAAAAGAAGACGCACGTGAAAAAAGCCCTTGCAGATGCCCTGACACAACGCGGATATGAGACATTGACACCGGTTCAAAAGGCCGTGACGGAAGCCCAGTTGCAGAATGCGGATCTTCTCGTTTCGGCACAAACCGGATCGGGCAAAACGGTTGGTTTTGGATTGGCTTTGGGCGAGACCTTGTTGGGTACGCAAGATAATTTTGGCAGCGCCGAGGCGCCGCTGGCGTTAATTATCGCCCCCACGCGGGAATTGGCCTTACAGGTAAAGCGCGAATTGGCCTGGCTATATGCGCCGGCCGGGGTTGTGATGGCGTCATGCGTTGGCGGTATGGATATGCGCGACGAACGCCGTGCTTTAGGACGCGGGGCGCATATTGTGGTCGCCACACCGGGTCGGTTGCGCGATCATATTATGCGCGGCAGCATCGATTTATCGGCGGTACGCGGGGTGGTTTTAGACGAAGCCGATGAAATGTTGGATTTGGGATTTCGCGAGGATCTTGAATTTATTCTGGGCGAAGCTCCCGACGATCGGCGCACTCTTATGTTTTCTGCAACCGTGCCCAAAGCAATCGCCACTTTGGCAAAAAGCTATCAACGCGACGCGGTGCGGGTGACCACTGTTGCTGAAACCAAACAGCATAATGATATCAAATATCACGCGATGACGGTGGCCAATCATGATGCTGAAAACGCAATCATCAACATATTGCGCTTTTATGAAGCCCCCAATGCGATCGTGTTTTGCAACACGCGGGCCATGGTCAATCGCGTCACCACGCGGCTGTCCAACCGAAACTTTTCGGTCGTGGCTTTATCTGGTGAGTTATCACAAGCCGAGCGGAGCCACGCGCTTCAGGCGATGCGGGATGGCCGCGCGCGGGTCTGTGTTGCCACAGATGTGGCGGCGCGCGGGATAGATTTGCCGGGGTTGGATTTGGTGGTGCATGCGGAATTGCCCAACAACCATGAAACCTTGTTGCATCGGTCGGGGCGCACCGGGCGCGCTGGACGAAAAGGCGAAAGCTGTTTGATCGTAACGGCTAAATTACGACGCAAGGCGGAACGCATTTTACAAGCTGCGAAACTGGTAGCTGAATGGGGTGAGGCCCCCTCGGCTGAGGCGGTTCGCCAGCGCGATCAAGAGCGCTTGCTTGCTGATCAGATGTGGAACGATCCGATTGCCGCGAGTGAAGAAGAAATGGTTGATCGCTTGGCTGAAAAATTTGACCTTAAGCAGCTCGCGGCGGCTTATCTGCGTTTGTATAATCAACGCGTCTCAGCCCCCGAAGAGCTTTCAATGCCAGGCGAAGCTCGCGCTGCGAAACCTGCTGCACCCTTTGGCCCTTCAAAATGGTTTTCAATCAATCAGGGCCGCAATCAAGCTGCTGAAGTGCGCCGTCTTTTGCCGATTTTATGCAATGCGGGCGAGATCACGAAAGACGATATTGGCGCGATCCGCATTCAAAATGATGAAACTTTTGTAGAGATTTCACAACAGGCGATTGCTGGGTTCACGCAGGCGCTGGGCGCTGACATGAAAATCGAAGGGGGTTTGGTTGTGTCTGCGCTTAACCACGTACCAGCGGCTGCAAAAGGGCCCAAACCTGCCTTCAAGCCGCCGCAGAAACCGGCCCGAGGCCGAAAATCAGAGGCTGGCCCGTCCAAAAGCGATGCGACAAAGCCCGACAGGCGAACAGGCAAGCCCAAAGGGGTGCATAAGGGGCAGGCAGAGACAGCTCAGCCCTTTTCTGGCAAACCGGATGACGCAACACCGCAAGCGACCGCTAAACCCGCGGTGCCAAGCGATGGGGCGCAAAAAAATGTTGTACAAAATCGGGGGGAGCAACCAAAATCGCGGGCAAAATCGGGCAGTAAACCCGGCGCGTTGAACGTCTCGCGCCGTTTCGAAAAACCGCGTTCGCCCTTAGAACGGGCCCGCGATGATGGGGCAGTTGTTGATCGCAAAGCCCGCGGTGCCAAGCCCGCTGGCAAACCCTCAGGCAAACCGGGTAATAAAACGGCTGGAAAAACCGTCGGTAAATCCTCTGGGCCCTATGATGCCAAGCGCGGGGGGGGGCCAGGCAAGCCCAAAGGCGGTAAAAATTTGGCACCTTCTGTGGGCAAGCCCAATAGCAAAAAGAATAAAGCGCGCCGCGCCGCGGCGCATGATGCCGGGCAGCCTCCTCGCCGGGCTAAATCCTAAAAGACAATGCAAAGCGCAGCTGGGCATTCGCTTTTGGGCGTAGTGCCGGCTTGGGTTGGCTTGGCTAAAATGTCTGGGACTAAGTTTTTTAAAGAGGTTGAATTTGCCCGTGGTGTTGACGCGCGGCCTTGCTACTTTTTTGCGGTTTTGGGTACATATTTGGATCGAGCCTTATTAAGGGGATGGCTGCCCGCCTATCAAAGCGCTTGGGCGGTTTGCTCTTCCCTGATATTCGGCGCTTTGCTCCAAACCTGTAAAACGGCTAGGGCAATTTCCTCTTTGATATCCGCGTAAATCGCAACCTCAAGCGGCTCTTGGCCATATGTGTTTGCAAGCGAAATCAAATCGCCGGTTTCCAATTCGCGGTGCACCATGCTGTAGGGCAGCCAACCCACGCCGACACCTTTTAGCGTTAGTTCTTTCATACCGCTGGAAAAAGCGGTTTCGCAAACCGGATCCTTGCTGTGATTTCGCGTGCCAAACAGGCGCTCGCCTGCGTTCAAAACCTCGCCAAAATAACTGTTATCCGGATATACGATTGCTGGCGTTGCGGGCGCTATTTCACCGCTATCTTTCACGGCATAGCGCAGCCTGCCTCCTACAACGGGCACCAGATAATCTATCCCCCACAGGCCGCGGCGGATGGATGCATCAAAGGGTAATGGACCAGCATTTTTGGATTCATAGCAAAGCAACATATGCGTATCGCCGCGCAAAAACATTGTTACGCAATCGCGCAGGTTATCCGCCTGCAAGCGAAACTTAAGCGATGGAAAAACATGATTTGCGCGGAGCGCCATATCGGGAAAAGTGGAAAACACCGGTGCATGTTGTGCCGCAATCGACACGGTCAAGCTGGCGGGATTGAAATCGGCAATTTTGCTGCGTAAATCTTGCAATCGCAGCACCAAAGCCCGAATTTCCTTTTCGTTAGAGAAAAGGGCGGGGCTTATTTCAATTTTATTGGTTCCGCGTTGTAAAATGGCGATGCCCAGCCAATTTTCAAAGCCTCGAATACGCCGGGAAAAAGCGGGTTGGGTAATATTGCGCCGCGCTGCCGCGCGAGTCATGTTTTTTTCCTCTAAAAGTATCAAAACATCATCAAGCCATCGCAGATCCACAAGATTACCCCCTTTTGCTCAAACAATATGTATGAGCATCCGTAGAAAAAAGCATTATTTTTCTGCTTTGGTATTTGCAACGCTATGGATGGAAAATTTTCAATTTTAGGTTCTGTGTGTTCGAAGCTGCCCAAATTTTGGCTCGAAATAGCCTTTTGTCGACGGAAATGTCCCAAAGCTTGTGCAAAGATTTGTCTTTGGCTTTGGCGCGGTTTCCTAAAATACGCCTTGGCCATTTGCCAACTCCGCTTGAACCTTTGGACAGGCTAAGCGAGATATTGGGCGGGCCACGCTTATGGGTGAAACGGGATGATTGTACGGGCTTGTCATCTGGCGGCAATAAAACCCGCAAACTTGAGTTTTCGATGGCGGATGCGCAAGCGCAAGGCGCGGATACTATTGTGACCCAAGGCACCATGCAATCAAATCATGCGTGCCAAACCGCGGCAGCCGCGGCCAAGCTTGGGCTGGGCTGCCACATCTTGCTTGAAGAGTGCTCGGGCGTGGTCAAGGATAGTTATGCGCTGAGTGGCAATGCACTTTTAAACCATTTGCACGGGGCGTGCGTGTCAAAATTTGAGCCTTCTGCTGATATAAGCGCTGAGATCGCCTGTTTGGCCAATCAACTGATCCAGGATGGGAAAACACCGTATATTATTCCGACGGGCGGATCTGATTGTGTGGGTGCTTTGGGCTATGTGAATTGCGCCAGAGAATTGGCCGAGCAAGCTGCTGATTTTGGTCTTGAAATCGATGCGTTGGTGCATGCCACAGATAGCGCAGGCACGCAGGCTGGCTTGCTGGTTGGATTGGCGGCCATTCAAAGCGATATTCATTTATTGGGCATCGGCGTGCGCGCAGCGCAAGACCAGCAAGAGCAATTGGTTTTCAACTTGGCACACCGCACCGCGCAGCATCTTGGCACCGGCGTCAAAATCGCCCGTAAAGATGTGCATGTAAATTGTGGCTATGTCGGCGCTGGGTATGGACTTCCCAGTGATGGCATGGTCAGATCGCTTAAATTATTGGCTCAAACTGAAGGTCTTTTGTTCGACCCCGTATATTCGGGCAAAGGTTTGGATGGTTTGATCACGTTAGTTAAGCAGGGTTATTTCGCGGGAATGAACAACGTTATTTTCCTGCATACGGGTGGCACTGCTGCCCTTTTTGGGTATCCAGAAATCTATGACCTTCCCGGATATTCACACTCAAATACCATAAAGAAGATAACCAACTAGGAGAAGAAAACATGTCAATCAGAACATCACTTATAACAGCCTCATTGCTCAGCGCGATGAGTGTGCCGGCTTTCGCTGGTGAAGAAGTAAAAATCGGTGTGCCGTCTTGGACAGGGGCGCAGGCGATTGCCCATCTTTTGGGCGCCGTTGTTGAAATGCGTATTGGCGGTACGGTTGAATATGTACCGGGTAACAACGCCACGATTTTCCAAGGTATGGATCAGGGCAAAGGCGATATTGACGTGCATCCTGATGTATGGCTTCCCAACCAAGAAAGCTTCACAAAGAAATATGTTGATGGTGCCGGCTCTGTCACGCTGTCTTCAAACCCCTATGAGGGCAATCAAGGGTTCTGCGTTTCCAGCGCGTTTGCTGAAGCCAATGATATAACAGATATTGCCGATCTTGGCCGCCCCGATGTGGCGGCGTTGATGGATAGTGATGGGAATGGCAAGGGCGAGATGTGGATCGGTGCGCCGGGCTGGGCCTCGGCAAATGTAAATGAAGTGAAAACGCGTGACTATGGTCTGCTTGATTTTATCGAGCCAATTCGCGCCGAAGAAAGCGTGAAAACCGCGCGTATTAAGGATTCGATCGCCAAGGGTGAAGGCTATGCGTTTTATTGCTATAAGCCGCATGCGGTGTGGTTCATGTTTGATGTGAAAATGTTAAGCGAGCCAACATATGATCCGGCCAAATACGTCATGGTACAGCCTTCGGACGATGCCGATTGGTATGAGAAATCTAGCGTTGCAACCAAAGATGCGTTGAAAAAGGTACAGATTGCTTGGTCAAATTCATTAGAGAGCCGCTCACCAGCGATCGCTGAGTTTTTTGGCCGCTTCGCGTTAACGGCTGATGATGTGAGCAATTTTGCCTTTGAGATCAGCGGCAATGGCCGCGATCCGGCTGAGGTTGCCCGCGAGTGGGTAGAGGCAAACCCTGATCGCGTTGATGCATGGCTTGGTCTATAAAAGGCAGGCTTGAACATTAAGATGGATGGCTTCAAGCGGATTGGGGCCATCCTTTATATTTAAACGGGCCCTGCGCCCTATTTTTGAAACGATGTCGTAGGATGAGCATGGATACGGTCATTGAAATCTCCAATGTCTGGAAAATTTTTGGAGAGCGGCCGCAAGATGCGCTGCGCGCGATACGCGATAAAGGCCTCAGTAAAGCGCAGGTTCTGGCAAAGTATAACGCGGTTGTTGGGGTTGCAGATGTGAACCTTTCGGTAAATCGCGGCGAAATATTTTGTATTATGGGTCTATCGGGCAGCGGAAAATCAACGCTGGTACGCCATTTCAACAGGCTGTTAGAGCCCACTGATGGCCAAATTCTGATCGAAGGCACGGATGTGATGGGCCTTGGCGTGAATGAGCTGCAACGGTTTCGAAACCAAAAGATCGGTATGGTGTTTCAAAATTTTGCCCTGATGCCGCATCGGTCGGTGCTGGATAATGTGGCGATGCCGCTGGAAATTCGAAATATCAGCAAGAATGATCGCATGCGTCAGGCGGCTGCAATTTTAGATATTGTTGAATTGGGGGCCTGGGGCTCAAAATACGCGCATGAATTGTCAGGCGGTATGCAGCAGCGCGTTGGCCTTGCGCGCGCGCTTGCAGCGAATCCTGATGTGCTGTTGATGGATGAACCGTTCAGCGCCTTAGATCCGCTTATCCGTCGCCAATTGCAAGATGAGTTTATACGCCTGTCAAAAACCTTAAAAAAGACCACTGTGTTTATCACGCATGATTTGGATGAAGCCGTGCGGATCGGCGATCGCATCGCGATCATGCGCGATGGCCGCTTGATCCAAACGGGCACCGCAGAAGAGATTGTGATGAATCCTGTTGATGAATATGTCGCCGATTTTGTCGCAGGGATTTCGAGGCTTAAAGTGGTACATGCGCATGCGGTGATGCAGCCTATCGAGGCTTATGTGCAAAGCAATGGGCCCTTGGATGCGCAGGCTCCGCGCGTGCAAATGGACGAAACGTTAAGCACGTTGATCACGCTTGCGATCGATAATGACAGCCCGATCATTGTGGAGTCTGATGAACAGGCAGTGGGTGTGATTTCTCGTACCGATCTCTTGCGCACCGTTGTTGAAGGAACCGAAATGTCATGAGTGAACCCGTGCAAAACCCCCTTGATCAACCGCAATCAGACGCTGCGCTGGCCTTTGCAGCCGAGCGCCGAGAGGATATTCGAACCTTCGTGCGCACGCATCCTGATTATTACATCGCGCAATTTGATAGGATTGGCGAGAATGCA
The sequence above is drawn from the Rhodobacteraceae bacterium IMCC1335 genome and encodes:
- the radC gene encoding DNA repair protein RadC; this translates as MALSKRSSPKQISLFPSEAAGLSTAPAKPLPSYLKDHRKRLRERFDRAGLAAMPDYELLELVLFRALRRKDVKPLARSLLERFHGFNGVISAPIDQLLSVPGIGGAVVTELKIVEAAAHRLSQTRILGRPILSSWDRLLEHCQITIAHRALEGFWVLFLDRKNVLILQEQQSEGTVDHVPVYQREILKRALQLNASALILVHNHPSGNPQPSPQDRALTAQIAVAADAVGICIHDHLIIGRGDSFSFRSEGLL
- a CDS encoding DEAD/DEAH box helicase, producing MKKALADALTQRGYETLTPVQKAVTEAQLQNADLLVSAQTGSGKTVGFGLALGETLLGTQDNFGSAEAPLALIIAPTRELALQVKRELAWLYAPAGVVMASCVGGMDMRDERRALGRGAHIVVATPGRLRDHIMRGSIDLSAVRGVVLDEADEMLDLGFREDLEFILGEAPDDRRTLMFSATVPKAIATLAKSYQRDAVRVTTVAETKQHNDIKYHAMTVANHDAENAIINILRFYEAPNAIVFCNTRAMVNRVTTRLSNRNFSVVALSGELSQAERSHALQAMRDGRARVCVATDVAARGIDLPGLDLVVHAELPNNHETLLHRSGRTGRAGRKGESCLIVTAKLRRKAERILQAAKLVAEWGEAPSAEAVRQRDQERLLADQMWNDPIAASEEEMVDRLAEKFDLKQLAAAYLRLYNQRVSAPEELSMPGEARAAKPAAPFGPSKWFSINQGRNQAAEVRRLLPILCNAGEITKDDIGAIRIQNDETFVEISQQAIAGFTQALGADMKIEGGLVVSALNHVPAAAKGPKPAFKPPQKPARGRKSEAGPSKSDATKPDRRTGKPKGVHKGQAETAQPFSGKPDDATPQATAKPAVPSDGAQKNVVQNRGEQPKSRAKSGSKPGALNVSRRFEKPRSPLERARDDGAVVDRKARGAKPAGKPSGKPGNKTAGKTVGKSSGPYDAKRGGGPGKPKGGKNLAPSVGKPNSKKNKARRAAAHDAGQPPRRAKS
- a CDS encoding LysR family transcriptional regulator, coding for MDLRWLDDVLILLEEKNMTRAAARRNITQPAFSRRIRGFENWLGIAILQRGTNKIEISPALFSNEKEIRALVLRLQDLRSKIADFNPASLTVSIAAQHAPVFSTFPDMALRANHVFPSLKFRLQADNLRDCVTMFLRGDTHMLLCYESKNAGPLPFDASIRRGLWGIDYLVPVVGGRLRYAVKDSGEIAPATPAIVYPDNSYFGEVLNAGERLFGTRNHSKDPVCETAFSSGMKELTLKGVGVGWLPYSMVHRELETGDLISLANTYGQEPLEVAIYADIKEEIALAVLQVWSKAPNIREEQTAQAL
- a CDS encoding D-cysteine desulfhydrase: MSQSLCKDLSLALARFPKIRLGHLPTPLEPLDRLSEILGGPRLWVKRDDCTGLSSGGNKTRKLEFSMADAQAQGADTIVTQGTMQSNHACQTAAAAAKLGLGCHILLEECSGVVKDSYALSGNALLNHLHGACVSKFEPSADISAEIACLANQLIQDGKTPYIIPTGGSDCVGALGYVNCARELAEQAADFGLEIDALVHATDSAGTQAGLLVGLAAIQSDIHLLGIGVRAAQDQQEQLVFNLAHRTAQHLGTGVKIARKDVHVNCGYVGAGYGLPSDGMVRSLKLLAQTEGLLFDPVYSGKGLDGLITLVKQGYFAGMNNVIFLHTGGTAALFGYPEIYDLPGYSHSNTIKKITN
- a CDS encoding glycine/betaine ABC transporter substrate-binding protein; protein product: MSIRTSLITASLLSAMSVPAFAGEEVKIGVPSWTGAQAIAHLLGAVVEMRIGGTVEYVPGNNATIFQGMDQGKGDIDVHPDVWLPNQESFTKKYVDGAGSVTLSSNPYEGNQGFCVSSAFAEANDITDIADLGRPDVAALMDSDGNGKGEMWIGAPGWASANVNEVKTRDYGLLDFIEPIRAEESVKTARIKDSIAKGEGYAFYCYKPHAVWFMFDVKMLSEPTYDPAKYVMVQPSDDADWYEKSSVATKDALKKVQIAWSNSLESRSPAIAEFFGRFALTADDVSNFAFEISGNGRDPAEVAREWVEANPDRVDAWLGL
- a CDS encoding betaine/proline/choline family ABC transporter ATP-binding protein (Members of the family are the ATP-binding subunit of ABC transporters for substrates such as betaine, L-proline or other amino acids, choline, carnitine, etc. The substrate specificity is best determined from the substrate-binding subunit, rather than this subunit, as it interacts with the permease subunit and not with substrate directly.), whose product is MSMDTVIEISNVWKIFGERPQDALRAIRDKGLSKAQVLAKYNAVVGVADVNLSVNRGEIFCIMGLSGSGKSTLVRHFNRLLEPTDGQILIEGTDVMGLGVNELQRFRNQKIGMVFQNFALMPHRSVLDNVAMPLEIRNISKNDRMRQAAAILDIVELGAWGSKYAHELSGGMQQRVGLARALAANPDVLLMDEPFSALDPLIRRQLQDEFIRLSKTLKKTTVFITHDLDEAVRIGDRIAIMRDGRLIQTGTAEEIVMNPVDEYVADFVAGISRLKVVHAHAVMQPIEAYVQSNGPLDAQAPRVQMDETLSTLITLAIDNDSPIIVESDEQAVGVISRTDLLRTVVEGTEMS